One Novipirellula artificiosorum DNA window includes the following coding sequences:
- a CDS encoding DUF1559 domain-containing protein, translating to MSARRNRVTGFTLVELLVVIAIIGVLVGLLLPAVQAAREAARRMSCSNNVKQIGLALHNYHSAFGQIPIQGGGTFRDDTNGNSTPDHNRRRLSWLIPITPFIEQQALWEQISNPYDLNQDGVIAWTDVNGDCQPMGPRPWNTNYDPWMTEIPGFRCPSDPGSGAPAMARTNYACCIGDSSDWVNWGFWRWQNNTWNQGHINAANAANRGFFYMRKGNAKFRDVLDGLSNTIAVGEIATGLGDRDIRTDPYYGIGWGTIHNNPSACADAGGLIDSLRPQYWDASVGNTNPGLRNNTWKRGFRWSDSVPVYTCFTTMTAPNREVCMGGGGDFDTGSEPPSSRHQGGVHCLMGDGAVKFITDSIEAGNSRAPVVKNGSINPPGSKSPYGLWGALGTRASKESVSGDF from the coding sequence ATGAGCGCACGTCGAAATCGTGTGACCGGTTTTACGCTGGTCGAATTGCTGGTGGTCATCGCGATCATCGGTGTTTTAGTTGGACTTCTTTTGCCTGCGGTGCAGGCAGCGCGCGAAGCAGCTCGTCGTATGAGTTGCAGCAACAACGTCAAGCAAATCGGCTTGGCACTTCACAACTACCACTCGGCATTCGGTCAAATTCCGATCCAAGGTGGTGGTACGTTCCGTGACGATACCAACGGAAACTCGACGCCCGACCATAACCGTCGTCGTTTGAGTTGGTTGATTCCGATCACTCCCTTCATCGAGCAACAAGCGCTTTGGGAGCAGATCAGCAATCCTTACGATTTGAATCAGGACGGCGTGATCGCTTGGACGGATGTCAACGGTGACTGTCAACCAATGGGGCCGCGCCCATGGAACACGAACTACGATCCTTGGATGACCGAGATTCCTGGGTTCCGTTGCCCGAGCGATCCAGGTTCGGGAGCCCCTGCCATGGCACGAACCAACTACGCCTGTTGCATCGGTGACAGCTCGGATTGGGTCAACTGGGGTTTCTGGCGCTGGCAAAACAACACTTGGAACCAAGGTCACATCAATGCGGCCAACGCAGCGAACCGTGGTTTTTTCTACATGCGTAAGGGCAACGCCAAGTTCCGCGACGTCCTTGACGGCTTGTCCAACACCATCGCAGTTGGCGAAATCGCCACCGGCTTGGGTGATCGCGACATCCGCACCGATCCCTATTACGGGATTGGCTGGGGAACGATTCACAACAATCCTTCGGCCTGTGCCGACGCTGGCGGGCTGATTGACTCGTTGCGTCCCCAGTACTGGGATGCCTCGGTCGGGAACACCAACCCAGGATTGCGAAACAACACTTGGAAGCGTGGTTTCCGTTGGTCCGACTCGGTTCCGGTTTACACCTGTTTCACCACGATGACCGCTCCGAACCGCGAGGTTTGCATGGGCGGTGGCGGTGACTTTGATACCGGTTCGGAACCGCCAAGCAGCCGTCACCAAGGTGGCGTGCATTGCTTGATGGGTGACGGTGCGGTGAAGTTCATCACCGATTCGATCGAAGCAGGCAACAGCCGAGCTCCCGTTGTCAAGAACGGCAGCATCAACCCACCAGGTTCGAAGAGCCCGTACGGTTTGTGGGGTGCTTTGGGAACGCGTGCTAGTAAGGAATCGGTAAGCGGCGATTTTTAG